ACTCGGGCTGTAGCCTTTActcaaaaataatgataatcacAATAATGATCCACGATGGTTGTTATTGATATCAACCAGCGGCTCCGCGCGGACACGCACGCCGACATTGATCGAGGATGTCCGGGTGTTTCAGACTCGTTTCCCCGCTGTGGAGCTTTTCCTCCACTTCTCGTGTATCGCAGGCTGCGCGCTGTCACATCCACActgtccaccaccaccaccaccatggcCAACTACAAGCTCCACCACACGCctgcttccacacacacatctgcctTTAACTGCGTTTATATCTGAAAACCTCCACATCCAGAGgagtgtgcgcgtgtgtgtgtgcatggaggtggaggagggaggtggtgttggtggtggaTGATGGTTGGTGTTGGTGTTGGTGGTGTTAGGACTGTTGAGCTGCTGGTTTGCTCCAGGAAAGTGGAGTTGGTGATATGCACTATTATCTGAAGCTGCACACCAGCTGCCTCGGGGCTTACTTCCcccgtgtgtgcatgtgtgcatgtgtgtgtgtgtttgtgtgtgtgtgtgtgtgtgtgtgtgtgtgtctgtgtctgtgtgtgtgtgtcatgatgaCAGCTCCACACCATGTCCTTCTTctcagtaagtgtgtgtgtgtgtgacagtcaggcaacctcctcctcttcctcctcctcttcctctgtcctgcTCCTGATACACGCCACAGTCAGTTAACATGCCATCAGCAGGAGAGGGTGATAATTTTGGGTCATGGATTAATCTCTCTCTAAGTAGCTTTTATGTGTCAGTCATGCTCCATTTACTTTGGGTTGCATTACGTTTACGACACGTCTTTCCATTTCATCTTCTCCCCGGCTCCCACCATGAGCGTCAGGACCCTTGAAAGGTCACAGGGTAAATCTGAAGCttcacatgaatatttaaagcaTAAAAAGAAATTGGGTTGGACAATAAAACTAATAACTAAGGCAGTATAATATTCTTCTTTAGCAATACAACCAAAGTTCAATATATTGATTTAATGCTTATTGTGAGGAGGTATAATACATCATTGATCTACCTCTGATTTCTTAAATGTTTGGTTGATTGtctttctctgctcataaagaagagtgtAAAACCCTAAACTTTACCCATGAGCAAAACGGGTTTTTAAACTTAAacgtgacatttatcatgataaattATCGATATAGActaatatgacattttaaaatcttgatATAAATGTCCATATAAGGCCTGATGCATACGGAACTACAGTCAGTTAAGGTGCCAtcaggagaagagacagagactgcCAGAATTATCACCAAGTAGCTTTTATGTGTCAGTTATGCTCCATTTACTTTGCATTACGTTTAAGTAAGCGTGGTTTTACTCCGTGTAAATTAAGGACAAGAATTATCTTCTCATTGGTTCCCAACACGAGTGTCAAGGCACTAAGAAGGGCCCCACAGGATAATTAAAAGCACACATCAGAAAAAAGAGCAACtactgggcaataaaacaatatgactTGTTAGTCTTTTTTATGGCTCATGTCATTCATATattaatgtgtttaatattatatataaacagaggagcagcagttcAATGTTTTATCTTGTTGACATGGAGCTCATTCGAACGATTGTATATAGTTCTGGTTAATTTAACTTAGTGCAAACAATGCAATGTCATTTATATGCTCTACACATGTTTTGGAGTTAGTTTTAAACCCATGgatatattgcttatgcattgtttaagcacagtgaggaggtttattcattatttaatacATTAACAATAATCTACCtcacatttgtaaaatgtttgaaagtgtttgtcattcttgTCATTCATTTTTAAGCTTTATATTTTTGACCATATCTCCAAGCCCTAAGAACAAACCTGTTTaacaaaattgtgttttttgtatctTATCTATATTTAGTTATATTTAGCTATAGTTACTTTGCAGACTAAGATTCgacattcaaaacatttaatacaCTTTAAAAATTTGATTCATTGTTATTAATGAAACTGCTCCGAAGtgtataaaataacaaaaatttGCTCCAGGCTAACAAGCTGTAAGATATAAATGCTGCTAACAGGATCAGTGATAAATAACAAAAGATTCTGTGATGTCTGTATAGATTCTCAGTCATTCAGGTCATGGTACCTTCAGGGGTTTCACATGAGCACATAACTAACTGGACCTGTGTTTCTTGAAGTCCTTTCACCTCTCATACAAGAGGCTTCTGGGAAACGTCAGGAAACACAAGCAGCTCCTGTTGCCTGTGTACACATGTACAACTCCTGAAGGCCCGAAAAAGTTAATTCATCAAGTATTTCAGAAGGGAAAAGTGAATTATTAAGCAAAAGTCTGAAAGGGAGAAACATGTTTCTGATTCTGTCTTATCAGAAAAGGTTTTGTGATGCAACGATTTCAACGCTTAACCATctacaaaacaaaatgatgcTTCAGAGACGTCATCTTGTCCCATTTCTTTAACACGCCTGTGCTGTAGCTGCTGTTTAAGTTTATGTACAGGGAACAAATATGAGCCACGTTCCACTTTTTGAGCTTTACCATCTAAAAAATAATCAGTAAAATGATGCTTTTAACCAGTAATCAGTGGTTGTCCCTAGAAGGTTTATTCACTCCTGTTACAAATGTACAATAAATGTTGGGGCTTTTAAGAACCTGTATTTGTGCTGGTGCGTGTGCGGCTGTGCATAAGTGTGTAGTGCTCCTGAACTAGAGCCCTGTTTACAGTTGATTTTCTTAACAATGAATTTTAACCTAAAAATCCCTCCTGAGTTTGTGGTGTCATCGTGGTGAGCGTCCAGCCGCGGGGAAATCATGACGCTCCTCAATGAGCTCTTGTCTTTTCCGTCCTGCACGCTTGTCTTATTCAAATGAAGCAACTTGATTTGATATCTGCAGACAGGAGCTCAATGTGAGGCTCCTTCTGTCCTCTCGTTATCTGGAAATTAAATTTCTCTCTCATGGATTGCATTTCACGGTTCACAGAGTCCTTCGGCAGTAAGGGCAGACTGAGATGGTTTGAAAATGTCCAGTCAGATCGCTGCGTCCACTCCAGAGTCGAGCTgcgtttgtatttttagttcCATTCAACTCCCGCTGTGTTCTCAGTTGTTTTAAGAGCGCATTAAAATGCTTCAATAGAGACACAGAGTTATATTCAGGTTTTAGAAAGATCCTGGACAAGCTTCACAGTCATTTTACTTTAGGCAGACACGATTATTGTTACTGAAAGACaggaaaaatgtaagaaaataaaactggcTCTGTTTGCTCCTTGTAGTTGAAGCACTGTAAGAAAACCCACAGTAAGTTTTGGGTTTTACAGCCCCTCATTAAATGTTACATCATAACAGGTTGTCATAGCTGTTTAGTGAATCTGTTATTTAACTGTGCTAAATATTATActtgaatttgtgtgttttattgagtCATAACTATTCATCATTGTCTCTTGCCTTATTTAGAATACAGTTTTTATGACTGTTAACAGTATCACACTGTGGGGATAGAGACAACTTATGATAGAGTGTAAAAAGATTTTACACACaattatgcacacacacaggttttcacAGCTATAACTAtaaggactttgcattgacttccattcattgtggaccCCGTAACCAAAACCATATCCTTAAACTTAACCATAACCAATTCATGCATAACTCGAACCTTAgcctaaccacaattcacatcttaccccAACCTTAACCGAGACCTCAGAAATGACCAAAaagctttggtccccatgaggtctactggtcctgacaggGTCAGTTTTTGTGTTGGAAAATGTCCTAAAGATGCAACCAAaatgagaacaaacacacacatctacacgagtagacatgtacagtacatacacTCCCCTTTACTGCTCGTCTATAATCACCTAAAGCCCAGTCGCAGCTATAAGTGGCTCACTGATAAATACAGATGACATTTACACATGACGTGATGTgatttataaaaagaaacatcagTAAGGGCAAGAACATAATTTGCGTTATAGGTATATAAGAGCAGGTGTTAAGGGTTTGAACCTGATGGTCTGCTGtggcttctgtgtgtttttgtattgtatgtttttttgcTTCCATGCGCAGGTCTGTTTCACTCAAAGTCAGACGGGATTGACTCTGTCCCTCCCACAACGCTCACAGGATAAACGGCCTGGATGGATGTATGGttgggtgggtggatggatggatgtatggttggttggttggttggttggttgggtgggtgggtgggtggctGGATGTGTCACATGTTTCAATCAACTCCAGTCTGCTGCAGTCAGTAGTAGCTTTGTTGCTGTCACTTTTGCCCTGATATGGAATATATATAACTGTATGTTTCTCACTATCAGGACACACATGGATCAAAATACTATtgcatttccttcaaaataaaaccattgaACTGGTGAATGGTTCCCACAAACTCCTTCCTCTAAAGCTCTGCACTTGTGGATCATATCATTTATTTCTGTGGTGTTACCTTCCTACTGTCTTATATGTATACTGTGTACACGAGTCCGTGTCTTAAAACAGTCGATTACTGGATGACTTGAACTTAACATGGACTAAACAgaacatttaaacatgtaaCTTTTAGGCTCTAAGAAAGTGTGAGAGGCATTTGCACAATTTTTGACAATTAAAAGCCAGAGGCAACAATTTGCAGcttaaacaatatttaaataacaCACTAAACTCTGTTTGCATTATATTGTAATATTTCCTACAGTTTGAAGGAGGTGTATGGATTATTTCATAGACTTAAAGTGGAGCCCATTTGCTGTAGTAGAAGGATTTGACAAAAATATGCCATGAGATGCTTGAAATTTTCCCCTTGAAAATGGACAAAGAGGTATTATTATACCAACCTGGgcagatataaatatacatgtaagCAGTGCGTTAAAGAAATTAGTTACCTTATTGATCTTGTACATTTTGCATCAGTCATTATTGGAACCAACTAATTTTTGAGGGAGTGGTTGTGAAAGCTGGAGGGTTTTCCGGCTCAAGAGTCACTTAATATATAAGAATGGCTCGTGTTCACTTATTTCTTGGAGGTCAAGTGGAGTAATTGTGTTTCAGTCGAGCCGCAGCGAGAAGGACGATGATCCATCTTTTCATGCTCTACGCAGGAGTGTCATTGCATAAAGGTCACAGGCAGTTGATTCATCAGTTCCTTTAAAGGTTTTTCTCTCGGTGacgtgtgttttctgtgttgagAGAGCAGAGAAATGGACACCTGTGAAGTGTAGACGTTCAATCTTATTTGCTTCTCTTATGATATGGCTGCTGTAGATGTTTTGATTCACTCTGTTCCCGCTTGTGGACATGGTGTGTTTCTGCCTGTAGTTATGGTGAAACCCAGATCAGATTAGAAGTCAGttcatttcaaaaatgtttgttgCCCTTTTGACCTCATAGACAAACGAAACATACAAGCTTTAGACCCCTTCATAATTTTTGCACATTTAGTTTCTTGaataaaattgtactttcttgattcttgttgttctgggtttgtaccctcatggttgaatgcacttattgtaagtcgctttggataaaagcgtcagctaaatgtaatgtaatgaataattaattaagaAATAGCATGAAACTACCATTttcaaatactgtatataaagatggacaacaagACAGCTTCGTAAACAGGTTTTGAAAACCGTaaacagtttggttttaaacagGCTTGTGTATCAGTGGGAGCTTCCTACCACGGCTCCTTCCCCCGATCTCTGTTGTGTAGAGTCTGTCTCCAAATatacaagatggcagcgctcgtTTTCAGGATATCATGGCTTCATTTATGGATAGTTGatggaagtggagatgcgtcattCATCTTTATGATCTACactcaaaaacatgtttattaaaaaacaaaaattcaacaatcaaaaactaaaatctttaattgacaaaacaaaagtattCAATATTCCGACACTTAATTCAGTAGCAGGTATTAATAAGGTCATTGACTTGTCCCTAAGTCTCGACTGTATGCTTCAGGTCGCCGCCGTGCTGCCTCAGTTTCATGTCGTTTGGATGTTAGAGCAGGTTTTCCTCAAGGACCTCTCCTTATGCCTTTGCCCTGATCTAAGCCTCTTCACCATTTTATCACTGAGGTCTACAgagagtttcttttttcttcatggCTTACTTTTTGCTGACATCCAGTGTGAATTATGGAAATTCCGATGCACAGGTGTGTGCCTTCCTAAACTCTGTCTAATCAATTCAGTTTGTCGCAGGTGGAGCAGGATGCACCTGACCCCAGTTGCCACAAGCAAAAAGGTCTGAATACTGTTATAAATGAGAGTCTGTTTTTAGCAAAAAATTcgaaaaacatcttttattttagaTCGATGGGCCAAAAAGGACGACTTTATCCATCTCACATGAAAGGTATACCATGCAGGATGGCTTATAAAGACACCTTTAATTCATTACACCTTCTCCCCGGCTGACGAGAGGGAGCGGCGTTAGCAAGAACAAAGCCGTGAATCAGAGGAACGTACACCTCCTGAACCTTCACACAACCCTTTAGGAAGGTGCCAAAGGTGCAGGATTTTGTGTGAATGCAGCCACAGTGCACActtcttcgtgtgtgtgtgtgtctgtgtctgtgtgtgtgtctgtgcgtgtagCTGAGCCCTGCCCTCGTTTGAACATCTTTATACATCCatgacagagagcagaggaaagacaCAGAGGCAGCAATATTACTATGGGGCCATTTTCtcaatctgtctgtgtgtaatcagaattgtgaatgtgtaaaataatctcCAAATGTGTAATGACATTTGTGAAGGTGTACATGGATCTGCAAATCTGTatttagaatgtgtgtgtgtctaaatagattttaaaatgtgtaaaaaaatcTTCTAATCCgtatttaaaatctgtgtgtatgtgtgtgtgtaatcagatttGCAATTATGTACAAAACAAATCCCCAAATATGTTTAcagaatctgtgtgtgcattattggatgtgtacatgtgtaaataaatatctaaaaataGGTATTCAGAATACACATTTATTGATCTCATTACACATTTGtagattattttacacatgcacaaatcTGATTACACACAGACGGATTGAGACTCATATTTGTCAATAGTTTTGCTACAATAATGGCCCCATAACATAACCTGGTATTAAAGAGTCACAGCCCTATGCACTATTATTGGCTGGGAACTTCACGCCCACTGCCCAAAGGCTGTAGCTCAAAAATGTCCCGAACACAGCAAAAATAAGGAGAAACTGAGAAAATACAGACAGACTCTCTGCAGAAAAATTCCCTGCCACACATTTATAATTGGTCTTAAGAATAGACTTTATATacaaatggacgtagactccggGTCTGGAAAATGAAGCCAATACGAAAGTCTGTATGAAAGTGTCTGTAAACATGTTCATTAAGAGTTTATGGTCTCAATTGCTAGTTTCAAGTCTTGTTCTTTACAACATGTTGTTCAAAAACCtagatggcgctggacaaaatgccaaactcagTCCACAAACAGGTCAATGACTTTGCGGCGGGTTTCCACTTGGTCATAAGTGTTGATTGAAATGGATTATTTTTGAATGActatcatgtgtttttttcctctaaaaTACTACATAGCAATACTGTCTAAATACCTTGTGAAGACACAGTATTTTCTCCCTTGAGGTCAAACGCTCTTCAGTCTTGTCATGTTTAATCTAATTGCCTTCTCTTTGCGAAGCTCAGCAGTACTTGTGGAAATTAGCTGCAGGCTGCATTGAAGCCTTTGGTAAAAAATGAAACTGGTTTGGCATCGTGAATTTGAGATTCAAATCTATTCTGAAAGAATCCATCATATCAGGCATTATAAAATGACCTGAATGCCCGTTCTTGTTCggtgcctgtgtgtttttgctgtgaGTGGGTTGTAATGTTTGGCTCGTGGTGGATTGTATGAGTCAGTAATGTGCTTCTCCATGGGTTCAAGAAGCTGACAATTGTCTTTATTGATACAAAGGATGAAAAATCtgtagtttttaaaatattttttgttgcaATCTTAAATCAAAGCATGCAGAAGCTAcaacacaaataatatttcaGGATCTAAGACAGTCAGGAAAAATGGGAAAGAAGCTGGAGTGCATGTGATCCTATAGTCTAAAACATAACAAACTATAATGTGCTCTTTATCACAgtttctcctgcttcctgtgtctGCTTTGCATTTGCATGTTAAGGAGAAGGGTTGTCTAAGTGGTCTTATTCTCCGGGGACCTGGAAATTGACAGCAAACTAAGTAAAACCGGTTGTTAAATAATGCATCAGAAGATCCTGTCTCTTACATTAAGTCACTCTCAGATTCTACAAAAGTGAAGTCTGTGTGGTTCAATGTCTGATCTGTGTCTCCCTCCCTAGAGAGTGTATGGACTCATCTGATGATCCATGATGATGTTCAGTGAAGGCCTTTTCTGAGCTGGAGCACGCCGTCGCAGGACCctgtggatgaagaggagaaggtggTGTATCTGCTCGCGGACGCTGAGACCATGGTGAAAGCTCAGCGGAGCCAGTCATTGAAATGTGGACAGCGCCAGAAGGAGAAGGGATGCAAGGAAAAGGGAGGAGGTGTGCTgaaggggaaagaaagaaagattgagctgaaagggaagaaaaagaacGATAAGAAAGAGTCCCACCGGAGTAGGAGGAAGACGCTGGTTGTGGGCGATGGAGATGCACTGGACTGTTGCGTCCTGCTCACCCGTCTGGAGGAGAAAGCAGTTGTGTGTAAAGAAAAGTACGCACCAAAATCTGGGAAACAAAAGAGCGATAAAAGCATGAAGAAGCTGCACTCCAGCTCCATTCAAAGAAGGACCAAATCTGGACTAAAGAAAACATCCACAGCCAATCAACAAGCACTGGAACCAAAAATCAACCAATCTGACGCCTTACTCATGTTGCCCACATCTGTCCCTGAGCCCCGCAGGCGGAGGATGGCCTCTCTCAATGCCGAGGCTGTCAACAGCCTGCTGCTCTACAGAGACAGCCCTGCAACGTCAAATGTCATGAAGAAACAGCAGGCTTCTACTGAAGATCCAGCTAGAGATAGTCTCGCTAAAACTGAACACAGAGATCATAAAACCAAAAAGGTTTCATCAGGAGGGAAAGCGACACtaaaagaaaaacctaaaaGACAGAAGCGGTCGTCATTGGAAGCGCTTAACATTGACTGGCTGAGCTTGCTCACGCCAACCCCTCGGCGTAAAGCAGGTCTCACCGCTGCAACTCTGCTCAAACTCACTAGTGCCCCTTACGGAACCAAACGGCAGAAGAAGTCAGAGGCCAAGCCAGGGAGCGGCGTTGAAGCCGCAGCAGCTACGACTCAGGTTGAGGTTAGCGGTAAACCGTTGTGTAAAGGGGCAACGCAGACCAAAAGAACGATGCATCCCGAACACGAGGAGCATCTAAAGCACAGACAACAGGGTACAGAGGATCCGGTTCATTCCCAGCTGGGCCCCAACATCCAGGGATGCTGCAGTTTATGTAAGACAGAAGCTTTGGATCCCGAGTGGAAAGATGCCACAGGGGGGCAGGAGTGTCTCAGGCACGCTCTCCATTGTGGCTCCGCTCTGGGATTCTCcttaaaaacaatcaaagaGGAGCAGGTGGACACCAAGGTGTCCTCCTGCTACTGCTGCTCCCAGGAGAGGTGCGTCGAGTACTGTCACAGACTGGCCCTCTTTCTGGAGGACAAGACCTTCAAGGAACCCGAGGACGGCTCGCTGGCCGACGTGttccaccaccatcatcaccaccatcatcaccaccatcaccatctgcagcctcctcATTCTGTCGCCCACCCAGCAGCCATAACCATCAGCCCGCACACTTACACCTGTTTCCCCGGCTACTACGTCCACTTCAGCCACCCGGACCCCTCCCCCTCACCCGAGACGCCCCTCGCTTTATGCCCAAGGAGTGGCAAGAGACCCAAATTACGCCCCAGCACAAGTCCGCAGCCCTCAGGGAACAGCCATCCGGTGTACTGCTGCACCTCGGTGGAAGCGTGCTACGGAGAGCCCTGCAGGATCAACAGCTACTCCACGTATAGCAGTGTGATTCCAGCCATCACCAGAGGGGGGTGCTCTTTTGGCCCCACAGACTGCACAAACTGTAACCGTGGCATCAAGAGAGGTGAGTGGACAGGAGGATTATATGacaaggtttttctttttgattgtTTCCGGCAGAGTAGTTGATTTAATACACAGGTATCTATTCTGATGggtataaatgaaaaaaaattattgtttGTCTCATCTTATGAAACAAGGTGTGATTTTATAGTAAGTGCAAATTATGTACAAATGGTTATGTTCGCTGGTGTAGAACAGAGATCTGATTGAATGGGCAAATTTAGTGTTGAGCTGTTAGAAAATCGGGAGGCTTGCAAGAGACAGATTATAAACCAATAATGTTCAAAACCACTGCAACAGTGGCTGAGATATTTTATTCCCTATAAGAAGTCAAGTTCAAAAGTACCAGATTCTATTGTGTgtatttcccataatgcaactcagTGGTATCTTTTGTTAGACTTCCCCACACCAATAAATACCCAGGTTTTTCAAACGACATACCCTCAGTTTAtaacaatgattttttttctaaacaatTCATAGTTTAATAAGTCTGAATTTATATAACCCATCATCAGGCTTACTTCCACAGGTTGATTAGTTCTCCCCATGATGAGCAAACTGAAATTCATGTGTTCAATCAGAGGTTGCTTAAAGAAACATAGCCGGTTTTCCTAATAAGAGTTTAATACTCATTTTGGTTCTAAGATTATGTTATTCACACTTTCCTCTTTAATCTGGCTGCCTACGCAGATCAATGTGCGGAGAATAGCTTTTATTTCTCGTTTCCTATTTAGAAATGTCTCTTAAGTGGGAAGTAACAAGTAATAGGGCGAGACCTATTTTGTCTCAGCTTGTCACTGGACAGGGAACATGAATACTGAGCAGTTAAAATACTAATGAGCTAAATGTACAGTCAGAGACATGAAGCAGGACAGGAAGACTAGTGGGTGTGTGcctctccccgtctctctctctctctcttcctctctctcaacCTCTCTCAACCTCTCTCTAAacatctctctatctccctccacctctctctccctctccacctctccctgtctctctgtacctctctctctctccacctccccctgtctctctctctctcttcacctgtctgtctgtctctctgaccctctctctcgctctcactcccatctgtatctctctctctgtctgtctctctgtctctctctttctctctttctctctctctctctctcactctctcactctctccacctctctctctctctctcccgctcactctctgcctctctctcgctctctctgtggTCTCCAGCAGATAAATCCAGGTCAGCATGAGAGTTGAGACTCTTGTCTCACAGGAAATCCTTTTTACAAACAGATCTTTTTCACTGAGGACAGTTTGACATGTCACATTAGACAAGAGAAGCATGGGTGTCAATAACAGatgaatacatttcatttagcaaGAACAGAGccattattaatgttattagtAGAGTCTATGCTATGTCAGaatatctgctgtgaaaagCTCTACCCACATCAGAACTCTTCTCATGACATGTGTTTCCAAATCCGGTTTCATTGACACCTTCATCGCTCTCCTGCTCACTTTGTGGCACCTGTTACCATAGGACATATGATATCTTATTAGTACATGGACTTTGACGACCTGGTGTTAATTCCAACAAGGCTCCACCCAACTTCAACCCTAGCAGAGGTTTATCCAGCCATCGAAATTAACCTGGGTAAAGCAGCATTAGTGACTAGCTGGTTACCATTCAGCAGCCAGAACTGTGTATGTGTTACACGTTGTTTCATCAGAAGCAGCacggctcaggaggtagagtaATCGTGAAGTGACCAGGAGGATCCTGGTATAATCCCAGGCTCCTCTAGagtgtgttgaagtgtccttgatcAAGACACTGTAGACACTGTCTGTCCTTGTGTGCAAATATTGTGCTCcagtaagtcactttggataaatcAAGCTTCTgccaaatgaataaatataatgtcaTGTTTTTGCTGCCCCCAGCTGGTCAATAAATCAGCAGTTTAATGTTGATACTAATCTGATCCATTTAATGCTATATGCTTGTTGTTATCTTTCACAACTTTATGAACGGTACTTTAGGCTAAATAAATCCTTAATCTGAAATCTTAAACTCAATCTGTAAATAGATTTACGTGAGAAGACTCTCCACAAGTCAGCTGCTCATTTTAAAGAAACCTTGAGCACAAAAGTTCAGTGTAATTCATTCAGATCTACAGGCATCGTAAACCAACAAGAAACTAAACAATGGCGACTCTCTGCCTTTGAAACGTGAAGTCTAATTGACCGTACATTCCTCTAGTATTTATGTTCTTTTAATCTCTAGGGATCCACCAATCAAAAGGGTTTTTCATCAAAGTCCATTGCAGAACAAAAAACTGTGGGGCTTTGGGTACCCTTTGTTTTCATCCGCTTGATGCCTACAAATTGGAAGTGTTCTCCATGATGATCTATTGAGTTCTCAGCCCGGGAAGGTGGAGTGAAGACAGCGAGCGCACGTTTTCCAAGAAGTTTTCCGATGATTCTTTTGAATTAGTCGTATCATGTGCCGTTATCTGCTATTGGCTGGGTCAATAATTCTCACTCGAAGACAGGAATTTGTGCTTTTCAATGATAGTTATTAAGTCCATATCTCCCACAGGGTCAGGCCAGGAGGTTTGAAATTTCATGCAGGTGCCCTAGTTTTTCGTAGATAATCATGATGCCTTGTTGGTGAGGATAGAAAATGTTATCTTTGAAATGATGTCGTAATTTGTGTGTCTCAACAGTCAAAGAGtggattttaaaacatattGTAATGTTAATGTTTCCTCCGTGGagcaaataaaagctgaaataaatTGACCATTAATTTACCTTAATGTCATCACCACAGCTGTATCATGGGAGTGTACACAGTTTTATGGTAACGCCAAGTGTTTGCGCGTGCgcatgcgtgtgcgtgtgctctgTTAAAGGCTGTAATTGACCTTAATTGagcctctgtttgttttttctgctgcttcagcGGAACTAATAAAAACTGAGTGCAGTCCATGTCTCTATTATAAAACCTTGTTAAAGGTTGTTGAT
The sequence above is drawn from the Hippoglossus hippoglossus isolate fHipHip1 chromosome 22, fHipHip1.pri, whole genome shotgun sequence genome and encodes:
- the bahd1 gene encoding bromo adjacent homology domain-containing 1 protein isoform X2 translates to MVKAQRSQSLKCGQRQKEKGCKEKGGGVLKGKERKIELKGKKKNDKKESHRSRRKTLVVGDGDALDCCVLLTRLEEKAVVCKEKYAPKSGKQKSDKSMKKLHSSSIQRRTKSGLKKTSTANQQALEPKINQSDALLMLPTSVPEPRRRRMASLNAEAVNSLLLYRDSPATSNVMKKQQASTEDPARDSLAKTEHRDHKTKKVSSGGKATLKEKPKRQKRSSLEALNIDWLSLLTPTPRRKAGLTAATLLKLTSAPYGTKRQKKSEAKPGSGVEAAAATTQVEVSGKPLCKGATQTKRTMHPEHEEHLKHRQQGTEDPVHSQLGPNIQGCCSLCKTEALDPEWKDATGGQECLRHALHCGSALGFSLKTIKEEQVDTKVSSCYCCSQERCVEYCHRLALFLEDKTFKEPEDGSLADVFHHHHHHHHHHHHHLQPPHSVAHPAAITISPHTYTCFPGYYVHFSHPDPSPSPETPLALCPRSGKRPKLRPSTSPQPSGNSHPVYCCTSVEACYGEPCRINSYSTYSSVIPAITRGGCSFGPTDCTNCNRGIKRDYSSTLNDHHSPSSIPISPSPRILTGCPVPTVPPAGQSVPHVQTPLSDPSQPQPPLQVAKECPQSAKPPSGSRSGGRGNGTIGSAVCPLNRDKKQKPSSPSVKERSVAKQPKNGRQKTTNGWRAVGLPFQREVFSVGEEALVLRKCFEGIQRDGELIRVRDTVLLKSGPKKKSLPYVAKISALWEEPESGELMMSLFWYYRPEHTQGGCNPSLHCENEIFASRHQDVNSVACIEDKCYVLTLAQYCRFCALVKRRREGVHDSAASLVVPPIAGNAMPTHHCVPDDINPELVFFSRHVYDFRYGRLLKNLQ
- the bahd1 gene encoding bromo adjacent homology domain-containing 1 protein isoform X1: MVKAQRSQSLKCGQRQKEKGCKEKGGGVLKGKERKIELKGKKKNDKKESHRSRRKTLVVGDGDALDCCVLLTRLEEKAVVCKEKYAPKSGKQKSDKSMKKLHSSSIQRRTKSGLKKTSTANQQALEPKINQSDALLMLPTSVPEPRRRRMASLNAEAVNSLLLYRDSPATSNVMKKQQASTEDPARDSLAKTEHRDHKTKKVSSGGKATLKEKPKRQKRSSLEALNIDWLSLLTPTPRRKAGLTAATLLKLTSAPYGTKRQKKSEAKPGSGVEAAAATTQVEVSGKPLCKGATQTKRTMHPEHEEHLKHRQQGTEDPVHSQLGPNIQGCCSLCKTEALDPEWKDATGGQECLRHALHCGSALGFSLKTIKEEQVDTKVSSCYCCSQERCVEYCHRLALFLEDKTFKEPEDGSLADVFHHHHHHHHHHHHHLQPPHSVAHPAAITISPHTYTCFPGYYVHFSHPDPSPSPETPLALCPRSGKRPKLRPSTSPQPSGNSHPVYCCTSVEACYGEPCRINSYSTYSSVIPAITRGGCSFGPTDCTNCNRGIKREDYSSTLNDHHSPSSIPISPSPRILTGCPVPTVPPAGQSVPHVQTPLSDPSQPQPPLQVAKECPQSAKPPSGSRSGGRGNGTIGSAVCPLNRDKKQKPSSPSVKERSVAKQPKNGRQKTTNGWRAVGLPFQREVFSVGEEALVLRKCFEGIQRDGELIRVRDTVLLKSGPKKKSLPYVAKISALWEEPESGELMMSLFWYYRPEHTQGGCNPSLHCENEIFASRHQDVNSVACIEDKCYVLTLAQYCRFCALVKRRREGVHDSAASLVVPPIAGNAMPTHHCVPDDINPELVFFSRHVYDFRYGRLLKNLQ